The following coding sequences lie in one Rutidosis leptorrhynchoides isolate AG116_Rl617_1_P2 chromosome 4, CSIRO_AGI_Rlap_v1, whole genome shotgun sequence genomic window:
- the LOC139843333 gene encoding uncharacterized protein isoform X1 yields the protein MEGLQDDTGDGSMLCTEHPVKNSTPAGAICAFCLQEKLGKLVSSSFPITVFPSSSSSSPSFRSDITTSNITTSTTMCSNIVPPSLLGSSNTTNTSNESHYQPYYSSNRSRILYLLSQKKKKKKDLDKNIVFKRSKSTATPRHYMDSDNGDNLNSPNKRGFWSFRYLQKPFNSSSSISKKTLRDISSNTLSATSFPQRTRETIVVEENDSPCQSSFDRKVSRSRSVGCGSRSFSGDFFERISTGFGDCTLRRVESNREGKSKVSGIRAGGQERVRCGGLFSGFMITSSSSSSSYWVSSSNTNDVSSNGNVAGKVTPSVQHSRSKSWGWALASPMRAFSKPSSAKREQQGSNKPNLSAIPSILSVRS from the coding sequence ATGGAAGGCTTACAAGATGATACAGGAGATGGTAGCATGTTGTGTACTGAGCATCCAGTCAAGAACAGTACACCGGCTGGTGCTATTTGTGCTTTTTGTCTTCAAGAAAAACTAGGCAAGttggtttcttcttcttttcctattACTGTTTtcccttcatcttcttcttcatctccaTCTTTCAGATCTGATATCACCACCTCAAATATCACTACTTCAACCACAATGTGTTCAAATATAGTCCCACCTTCATTATTAGGATCTTCAAATACCACCAACACTAGTAATGAGTCTCATTACCAACCATATTATTCCAGTAACAGATCTAGAATACTTTACCTACTTAGtcaaaaaaagaagaaaaagaaagatcTTGATAAAAATATTGTGTTCAAAAGAAGCAAGTCCACTGCTACACCTAGGCATTACATGGATTCTGACAATGGTGATAATTTAAACAGCCCAAATAAACGTGGGTTCTGGTCTTTTCGGTACTTACAAAAACCGTTCAATTCTTCATCTTCAATATCCAAAAAAACTCTCAGAGACATTTCGTCGAACACCTTGTCTGCAACTTCATTCCCACAACGAACTCGTGAGACAATAGTGGTGGAAGAAAACGACAGCCCTTGTCAATCCTCTTTTGACCGGAAAGTATCCAGATCCAGATCTGTCGGGTGCGGTAGCCGGAGCTTTTCCGGCGACTTTTTTGAACGAATATCAACCGGATTTGGCGATTGCACGCTCCGGCGCGTGGAGTCTAACCGTGAAGGGAAGTCAAAAGTTTCCGGCATACGCGCCGGCGGACAAGAAAGAGTCAGGTGCGGCGGTTTATTTAGTGGTTTTATGAttacttcatcttcttcttcatcatcttactGGGTTTCTTCTTCAAACACTAATGACGTAAGCAGTAACGGAAACGTAGCCGGTAAAGTGACGCCATCAGTGCAGCATTCACGGAGCAAGAGCTGGGGATGGGCCCTAGCTAGTCCGATGAGAGCATTCAGTAAACCTTCATCAGCTAAAAGAGAACAACAAGGTTCAAATAAACCTAATTTATCCGCTATTCCTTCTATATTGTCTGTGAGAAGCTAA
- the LOC139843333 gene encoding uncharacterized protein isoform X2 — MEGLQDDTGDGSMLCTEHPVKNSTPAGAICAFCLQEKLGKLVSSSFPITVFPSSSSSSPSFRSDITTSNITTSTTMCSNIVPPSLLGSSNTTNTSNESHYQPYYSSNRSRILYLLSQKKKKKKDLDKNIVFKRSKSTATPRHYMDSDNGDNLNSPNKRGFWSFRYLQKPFNSSSSISKKTLRDISSNTLSATSFPQRTRETIVVEENDSPCQSSFDRKVSRSRSVGCGSRSFSGDFFERISTGFGDCTLRRVESNREGKSKVSGIRAGGQERVSNGNVAGKVTPSVQHSRSKSWGWALASPMRAFSKPSSAKREQQGSNKPNLSAIPSILSVRS, encoded by the exons ATGGAAGGCTTACAAGATGATACAGGAGATGGTAGCATGTTGTGTACTGAGCATCCAGTCAAGAACAGTACACCGGCTGGTGCTATTTGTGCTTTTTGTCTTCAAGAAAAACTAGGCAAGttggtttcttcttcttttcctattACTGTTTtcccttcatcttcttcttcatctccaTCTTTCAGATCTGATATCACCACCTCAAATATCACTACTTCAACCACAATGTGTTCAAATATAGTCCCACCTTCATTATTAGGATCTTCAAATACCACCAACACTAGTAATGAGTCTCATTACCAACCATATTATTCCAGTAACAGATCTAGAATACTTTACCTACTTAGtcaaaaaaagaagaaaaagaaagatcTTGATAAAAATATTGTGTTCAAAAGAAGCAAGTCCACTGCTACACCTAGGCATTACATGGATTCTGACAATGGTGATAATTTAAACAGCCCAAATAAACGTGGGTTCTGGTCTTTTCGGTACTTACAAAAACCGTTCAATTCTTCATCTTCAATATCCAAAAAAACTCTCAGAGACATTTCGTCGAACACCTTGTCTGCAACTTCATTCCCACAACGAACTCGTGAGACAATAGTGGTGGAAGAAAACGACAGCCCTTGTCAATCCTCTTTTGACCGGAAAGTATCCAGATCCAGATCTGTCGGGTGCGGTAGCCGGAGCTTTTCCGGCGACTTTTTTGAACGAATATCAACCGGATTTGGCGATTGCACGCTCCGGCGCGTGGAGTCTAACCGTGAAGGGAAGTCAAAAGTTTCCGGCATACGCGCCGGCGGACAAGAAAGAGTCAG TAACGGAAACGTAGCCGGTAAAGTGACGCCATCAGTGCAGCATTCACGGAGCAAGAGCTGGGGATGGGCCCTAGCTAGTCCGATGAGAGCATTCAGTAAACCTTCATCAGCTAAAAGAGAACAACAAGGTTCAAATAAACCTAATTTATCCGCTATTCCTTCTATATTGTCTGTGAGAAGCTAA